In Thunnus thynnus chromosome 13, fThuThy2.1, whole genome shotgun sequence, the following proteins share a genomic window:
- the map6a gene encoding microtubule-associated protein 6 homolog isoform X2 has product MAWPCISRACCMSRFWNQLDKADIAVPLVFTKYTDVSEMQHIQLQPPLHPPQARVAIETQPSRAETSANTARAPRRCVSEERVCSSVMREDFKHWKVRPEPSCKPKNEYHGPETPFNSETQYQKDFKPWPIPKRYDHPWIPKPTPNTSTGDDRAPDRSKHAKQHVAETESGVEKSAIADKVQEKDLLQTQERKKRSSKAAEGEKKVALKVEGEAKGRAAADAVNRQIKQEISAGSSYKTEFKAYRDVKPAKMIRAKSQYLPPDEKTSLETSYSATFKGQAPLQPTNNKAMERRRIRSLYSEPYIDPSKQVDRYSAPRSKPKKAGATAAGQGKPGKKAKDKQSAALKGSKKTTSENQPENRPAVGDKEKSKEMNNKLAEAKEVVLKQYHYIQLCQPIRDIGWVQTLKQHLWGCALPNPRDAQDEVLRPSHHNSQGASGGEPQPAMDRPEPRRSSVRFALDVNQTE; this is encoded by the exons ATGGCGTGGCCCTGTATCAGCAGGGCGTGCTGCATGTCCCGCTTCTGGAACCAGCTGGACAAGGCTGACATTGCGGTGCCTTTGGTCTTCACCAAGTACACGGACGTCTCTGAGATGCAGCACATCCAGCTGCAGCCTCCGCTCCACCCTCCGCAGGCCCGGGTCGCCATAGAAACGCAGCCGTCTCGCGCAGAGACCAGCGCCAACACAGCACGCGCGCCGCGAAGGTGCGTCTCCGAGGAGCGCGTGTGCAGCTCGGTGATGCGCGAGGACTTTAAGCACTGGAAAGTGCGACCCGAGCCGAGCTGTAAACCCAAGAACGAGTACCACGGACCGGAAACACCGTTCAATAGTGAGACCCAGTACCAGAAGGACTTCAAGCCCTGGCCCATTCCGAAACGGTACGACCATCCCTGGATACCCAAACCGACCCCAAACACCTCCACCGGCGACGACCGGGCACCGGACAGGTCCAAGCACGCCAAACAGCATGTGGCGGAAACGGAGAGCGGCGTGGAGAAGAGCGCCATCGCCGACAAGGTGCAGGAGAAAGACCTCCTTCAGActcaagagagaaaaaagcgGTCCAGTAAAGCAGCGGAGGGGGAGAAGAAAGTTGCCCTGAAGGTGGAGGGAGAGGCCAAAGGCAGGGCAGCAGCGGATGCTGTGAACAGACAGATCAAACAGGAGATTTCAGCCGGCAGCTCATACAA AACTGAATTCAAGGCTTACAGAGATGTGAAGCCGGCAAAGATGATCCGTGCCAAGTCCCAGTACCTGCCACCGGATGAGAAGACCAGCCTAGAGACCAGCTACAGTGCTACCTTCAAGGGGCAAGCCCCGCTGCAGCCCACTAACAACAAGGccatggagaggaggaggatacGCAGTTTGTACAGCGAGCCTTACATAGACCCCTCCAAACAG GTTGACAGGTATAGTGCCCCTCGCTCTAAACCCAAAAAGGCTGGAGCCACAGCTGCAGGCCAGGGCAAGCCAGGGAAGAAAGCCAAAGATAAGCAGAGCGCCGCGCTGAAGGGCTCCAAGAAGACGACCTCGGAGAACCAGCCTGAGAACCGGCCGGCGGTGGGGGACAAGGAGAAAAGTAAAGAGATGAACAACAAACTGGCTGAGGCAAAAGA GGTTGTGCTAAAACAGTACCACTACATACAACTCTGCCAGCCAATCCGAGATATTGGTTGGGTGCAGACTCTAAAGCAACACCTGTGGGGCTGTGCACTACCTAATCCCAG
- the map6a gene encoding microtubule-associated protein 6 homolog isoform X1, protein MAWPCISRACCMSRFWNQLDKADIAVPLVFTKYTDVSEMQHIQLQPPLHPPQARVAIETQPSRAETSANTARAPRRCVSEERVCSSVMREDFKHWKVRPEPSCKPKNEYHGPETPFNSETQYQKDFKPWPIPKRYDHPWIPKPTPNTSTGDDRAPDRSKHAKQHVAETESGVEKSAIADKVQEKDLLQTQERKKRSSKAAEGEKKVALKVEGEAKGRAAADAVNRQIKQEISAGSSYKTEFKAYRDVKPAKMIRAKSQYLPPDEKTSLETSYSATFKGQAPLQPTNNKAMERRRIRSLYSEPYIDPSKQVDRYSAPRSKPKKAGATAAGQGKPGKKAKDKQSAALKGSKKTTSENQPENRPAVGDKEKSKEMNNKLAEAKE, encoded by the exons ATGGCGTGGCCCTGTATCAGCAGGGCGTGCTGCATGTCCCGCTTCTGGAACCAGCTGGACAAGGCTGACATTGCGGTGCCTTTGGTCTTCACCAAGTACACGGACGTCTCTGAGATGCAGCACATCCAGCTGCAGCCTCCGCTCCACCCTCCGCAGGCCCGGGTCGCCATAGAAACGCAGCCGTCTCGCGCAGAGACCAGCGCCAACACAGCACGCGCGCCGCGAAGGTGCGTCTCCGAGGAGCGCGTGTGCAGCTCGGTGATGCGCGAGGACTTTAAGCACTGGAAAGTGCGACCCGAGCCGAGCTGTAAACCCAAGAACGAGTACCACGGACCGGAAACACCGTTCAATAGTGAGACCCAGTACCAGAAGGACTTCAAGCCCTGGCCCATTCCGAAACGGTACGACCATCCCTGGATACCCAAACCGACCCCAAACACCTCCACCGGCGACGACCGGGCACCGGACAGGTCCAAGCACGCCAAACAGCATGTGGCGGAAACGGAGAGCGGCGTGGAGAAGAGCGCCATCGCCGACAAGGTGCAGGAGAAAGACCTCCTTCAGActcaagagagaaaaaagcgGTCCAGTAAAGCAGCGGAGGGGGAGAAGAAAGTTGCCCTGAAGGTGGAGGGAGAGGCCAAAGGCAGGGCAGCAGCGGATGCTGTGAACAGACAGATCAAACAGGAGATTTCAGCCGGCAGCTCATACAA AACTGAATTCAAGGCTTACAGAGATGTGAAGCCGGCAAAGATGATCCGTGCCAAGTCCCAGTACCTGCCACCGGATGAGAAGACCAGCCTAGAGACCAGCTACAGTGCTACCTTCAAGGGGCAAGCCCCGCTGCAGCCCACTAACAACAAGGccatggagaggaggaggatacGCAGTTTGTACAGCGAGCCTTACATAGACCCCTCCAAACAG GTTGACAGGTATAGTGCCCCTCGCTCTAAACCCAAAAAGGCTGGAGCCACAGCTGCAGGCCAGGGCAAGCCAGGGAAGAAAGCCAAAGATAAGCAGAGCGCCGCGCTGAAGGGCTCCAAGAAGACGACCTCGGAGAACCAGCCTGAGAACCGGCCGGCGGTGGGGGACAAGGAGAAAAGTAAAGAGATGAACAACAAACTGGCTGAGGCAAAAGAGTAA